The genomic region CAGGCgatgtgtgtttgttttggccCGCTGGCTTCGCTCCCTGCAGCGTTATAAAACGACCCTGCTTTTCAGGGTGAAGCTCTGTAGGCCTAGCCTATGGCTGAAGGTAAACCTTGCAAAGTTAGGTTACGTGGTGTCAGTGTTTCAAGATACAAGTAGATTtgagaagaaattattcctgtcttgaaaataaacccaaccacaaaacccacagcttGTTCATCATTTGTGTAGATTTCTATCACTGTTATTAGTTGCCTCAACCACATGTAAAACTACCTCTGGCAGGAGCACGTGGCACAGAGATTTCTCACTTACAGCCCAGGAGGCTCACATTGTGTACGTGCCCGCTCCATCAAACGGTGCCAGTTTCCTTTCCCAGAACCGTGCTTCTGGCAGCTGGCAGGTTGCTCCCTGGTATCTGTGCCACCGGCAGTGCCTCACTACTACTGGGCTGTGGTACTGTGGGTGTGAAGGCTGGGTCTTCTCCTTCAGTGCTGCTCTTGGGATGCTCCAACCTGGAAGTAGTGAGGAGGGCTGCATGCCTGGCACTGTGCATCCACCTGAAGACAGCTGGCACGGAGGAAAGTATGTCCTAGCCCATGCAGCATGTAGGAGGAGGCACAGCTGACATCTGAGATGATGTCTTGAGGCAGAATGTCTCCTCAGCTCACCCTGGCCAGCTGCGGGCCCTTACCCTGCCTCGGGCTGTACTGTTATGAGTCGTTAGTGGTGGAGGTTCCTcattctgttgctgttttgtgcAGTAAGGATTTTACAGCTTCTCGTGTGAAGGGAAAGGAGGCGTTGGAGATGTCCTGTTACCTTTTTCTGGACAGGGTATCTCTAACAACCAGCAGTGGAGGGTTAAAGGGACATGTAAATGAGCTGAATTtgagtgatattttttttttcttttgaatgatgtctgcaagaaagaaatcaaCAGAATTTGAGCAATTTTCAGGGATGAAGGAtcactgttaaaagaaaatcatagtTGCATATGCCAAGTCAAGAAGTTCTAGTCTTAAAATTGCCCATGCAGCCTTAATTTTATCTTCAGACTACTACTTACTTTAAGAAACAGTAGATGACCTTACAATTAAAGATTTTCAAAGAATATTACATTATACCTTTTCCCCTGTGGATGCAGTACTGTAAGCACTGTGCCCTGTCTTGTACATGACAAATCCCATTCGTGACAGTTGCGTATGGAAGACTCAGTGCAACAAACGCTCATGAAAAATTAAGCAGATGGATCCTGATTGCCATTTACTGTGGATCTCTTTATATTGCTCTGTGAAGTATTTAGCTATAATTTACTCCCATGTTAAGGTAAGAAGCCCATTATGGTAGTGCATTAAAACTTGGAAATTGGATGGCACACTTACCTGCATGCATAGTTGCTCTAAACTGCTCTGATAGGCCTGTGTTATGATGTATTTAACCATCATGAATATGAACGTGTTCCATCTGTAGCCccacagaaattaattagaCTGTCTACCGCGTACTAGTTGAGAAACTAAAGGTAGTAAAATCTGTGGTAGTTCTGTTTAACCAGGCACACATATGCTGAAAGTTGGAGAGAAGTTAGGTAACACTGCAGAATTTACGCTGCTGATGGGTGATTTGCACCGCGCCATTCCTGTGTGTCCTCTTCCTTCTTCGTTGTGGATTCCAGTTTATCTTGTTTCAGTTAGTTTTCATGAGACcagttttgattttggttttatggTGATACCATGTTATGTATAGTTCTCATGGAATTTCACGGAGCCTTGGTGGTGAAGGGAtattgaaaaacatgaaaactcCTGGTGGCTCTATAATAGCCTTAAAAGCTTGTCCCCAAGGCAATGtatgctgctcttttttttttttttttttttttccttgtctttttttccttaccctCAGTTACTAGTAATATCTGAGCCACCTCCAACCTTGTATTATTCGGAAGTCTGTTTTTAGaggcaaacatttcagaaatgcttttgtcaCTTGAGCACTTTAGTcccacagattttctttctttttcctcattttttaaaaattattttttatttttcctaattgaATGTAGACCTCTGGGGCCAGACTTTCAGAGGTAATGCAGTACCTAAAAATGCAGGCATCAACTGGGATTTTCCATAGCTTGAATGTAGCAAGGTATTTATCTCCTGCTAATTTTAGCTGATTGAAAATCCCGGAAGTTCTCCCAGGTAAATGCTGTCTGCTTCTCCAGGTTCTTAAATGACTGCGAAgttaaactgttttcaaaagcaactaCAGAGCAAAGTTCCTGGGTGGTATTTTGTTTACCTTTCCCTAATTTTCCCAAAGTgttgttttaaacaaatgaacaaagCCCATAGTGTAAACATGGTTGCTACCAATGCAGCCCTAGCTGGAGGTGATCTGCAAAGGCCAAGATAATGCTTCTCTTGATCCCAGTGTAGCAGCGAGCAGGATTTGTTTTGATAAGAAGCTAATAAGACACTAACAAAAGTAGCTGTGCCTTGATTCATAATATCGCTGCTCCGCATTATTCTAGGAATGTTCATCCAGGCTTTAGATGTGATTTAtaaactttaattaaataagCCTCTCAGAACCCCTTGTTGGAAATGTAGGGATAGTTCTAAGAACTTGAATTAACGGAGCAATAACTGAATAAAGGTTAATATGGGATAAGCTCTCCATTTTGCAGGAGAAGTTACAGCTTTAAATGTTGCATCGGTTGTAGTTAGTGAAGGAAACATGAGAAATAGCTCAAGGTCATTCAACAAGACCATGGAAGAGAGCCCTTGGGAGCTGACTGCGTACAACAAGGTGTGCTCAAGTTGATTCCCACTCTTCTATTTTTACATGGGAAAAGTTAACTGTAGAGTGTCTTTCCTCAGGAAAGTCTTCATGAGTTTTTGAGGGATGTGTGGGCCTATTTTATACCTACctatataaaataaatctgcttcAAAATATTTAGGTTCTTTTTAAGTCATCAGTGGCTGTAATACATTGTACTATTTGTTTAGGTCTTGGAGTGTGAGGTCTTGAAGTGTGAGCTTGTCCTTAGGCTGCTAAGAGAGGACGTGGCTAACAGTTGTATTCTTCCCATTCCCATTAACACAGCTTTATGTGCTGTGTCTGTTTTAGGTCACGTCTTCTCATGGTCATGGAGCAGGGGGGCGGGCGTGCTTTCAGTCAGGTACTGTGGGTGGTTAGGAATCGTCACCCATCCAGGGTACTGCCATGGGGTGTTAACAACTACATTTCAGACTTCCATTCACTTCTTATACATGTGTCTTGTTAATCTGGCCCTGGTTGTCTGggatgctgctgttcctgtgggGTAAAGTGTTATAAACAGACTTTATCCTGCTTGGCATTGTGAAAAGGCATAGAGCCTAGGAATTTACAAAAGTTGTCTTCTGGATTGTTGATATTTCTGTTAGCACTGCTTATTTCAGCACTTGTGTCTCTCTGGTCTAGATCTGAAGAAGATTCCTCATCCTTCAGAAGTAGCATGCCCACAGTCTTCCTGGCCAATGATTCTTCTACAGCAAGCAGGACTTCTTCCTTATCCTGAGAAGCCTTCATCTCTTCCTATGTCAGTGGCTACAAGGCCAAGAGCCAGCTCACCACTGTCCCCACCAAAATCTCTTGGACTGGGGCCCTCCTTTCATCACACGCAAGAAGAAGAGCTTGCAAAAGTGGTGGAGCAGGACCCTATGCTGGAGGAACTATGTAAGCCTCTGTGCTGTAAGCTTTGCAATGTCACTCTGAATTCAGCACAACAAGCCCAGGCTCACTACCAGGTaagaagagcagcaggaggcacAGCTTTCAGGGCTGCTGCATCTGCAGCCTGCATAGACAcacctgtgccagcacctgcaCTGCCAGCAGCGTTGCCGTGCTGGGACAGAACCAAGTGTAGGCTAACACGTGAGGACTAGCTTAGCTTCTCAAGGGGGTTTTGAGTGCTGTGTTGAGGTGGCTGCGCACCAGCAACAGCGTTTGAGTTAGCTCATCTAGAGCTACCTCTGCACCGTGTAATGGACTGAAACTGCTCTGTAGACATATCTTCACCTTACCTGATTTTGCTGGCCATCCAGACATGCTGCAGTGCTTAAATTTAAGGTGTCATCACTGGAGCGTTTTGCAAAAACATTGTTCACAGGAACAGAGAAGTAGTACCAAGATGGCTTGGGTGAAAAAGCAacacttgtgattttttttcctttgttttatgcAATTTGTTTTTCACCTCTACACTCTTCCAGTAAAATTGAACTTCTCATTCCATAGACATGATTTGGTAAGGCCTGGACGGATGTTTTCTGCTGGATCCAGCTGTGCCATTTGGAAAGGGGACTGCTGCAATGTGCTTATCGCAGTCTCTTTTCTGAGGTTATGCACACCACTGATCTGGTGGGGGCATTTATACAAATGCTTTCATCAGCTCagaccaaattaattttattcaagtTGATCTGGCTGACCTGTCTGAAATAGGTTAGGGACTATTTCCATATGCTTCTCTGCTGAGAGATCAAATGTGTCAGTCTTGCATTACCCCATTTTACTAGCACCCTCTCTGCCTAGTGCTGTATTTGTGTGAAATGTGGAGATAGTGACTTTCTCCACCAGTGAACCCAAAGGAGTGGTTGTCTGTATCCTTAGGACACAAGACTCAGATCTCAGATTTGCTGTTGGCCCTGAAAAAGTGGTATCCTGCCAGTGAAGGGGTAGGTTGAATTAGTGTTACACTTTAATGTCGGATTACTGCAGTATTTCTGCCATGAGGGGACAGAAGTTTATAGTACAGAACTTGCATGTATGCCTTACTATGTATCCACAATGCATATACATATTGTCATGTAGCTCTGTTGGGTTTTCAGAATACACAAAAAAGATGTATAGTATAAGttttccaagagaaaataaaatatgaagcaaGGTTTTTTACTTTCAGTCTCGTGTTTTTAGCTCATGCTTGCAATCTCATGAAGaagtaagtgtgtgtgtgttcaggcTTATCAAAAACATATAGAAAGCACTTAAtctttcatgtttaaaatacaaaatactgtcttcaagcaaaatggaaatagaTTGTGGAACTAACTGTAATCTTACTGATTTGAGAAAATCAGTTGAAAGTGAGGCCCAGTCACGCTAGGTGAGGAGCATTTTGGAGGGGGATGCCAGCATCTCTCAAGTTCAAAGCTGTTATTTTCTGAGTGACAGCTCCTTACCTGAGGTGCTGTCTTCATGTCCATTTCTCATTTTGGTGTCtggttactttttctttcagtgtgaGATACTGTTATTAGGGCAGTGATTAATCTCTGTTCTCTTTCCAGGGTAAAAACCACAGTAAGAAACTCCGAAATTACTATGCTGCCAATAGCTGTCCAGCACCTGCCAGGATGAGCAATTCAGTTGAGCCTGCCCCAGCTCAGGTTGTCTCCCTTCCAACTCAGGTAAGGCATGGGAAGGTGACTGAGATCATGCTGCTTGCTTGTCACCTAACCCCCAACAAGGATAACTAGATCTCATGCTTTGAGGATTACCACAAGTGTTGGGAAAGAATTTTCCTTGTGGTGGCACAGGATGGTGGAAATGGCTTGTTGTgagctgtttgctttcctttgaagATGCAGATATTGATCTGCCCTTGCAGCAGAATATTAGACTTGAAATGTTCTATTTCTGCATGGCGAATACTTTGATTCCTAGGTAAGTCTGATGTGCTGCTGATTGTGGTTGTTTAAGGGCAGGTATAAAATAGCATTGTTGGAGCTGGATTTGGACATGAGGGTGTGGCATTCACTCTGCACAGTCATCCCTCCAGTGTGTGAAGGAAGCCTACCTGGGAAAAGTGCTTAGGTGCTCCTACGGCCATTGCCCCGGGCTGTTAGCTAACTCTCTTGtctcttgttttcccttttgaagtGCTGCTTCCTGTGTGTAGGGTGAAGGGATTGTTCCCTCAGTGATCCAGATTAACTCTGTCTTGGGCACATTAGAGGCAAAAGAagtgatttttgctttcttttctagaaTTCATCACTTCTCATTGTCATGGGACTTAACAGCTAACTTGGCTTTTGCAAGTGACTGTGCAGGGAaccacagctgagctgcagggatTGAAGCTGTGCCTGTTGTTTCCCAAAGCATCAGCCTGTGTTGTctgtagaaaagcaaagagcGTTTGCCATAAGTGGCAGATTGTTATACATGCTGTCGGAGCCACCAGTGGGAGACTCAGTCCCATGTAAAATGCCTTTGCAGCTCACAGAACTGAATCGAGATGGTGTGGGGTCCAGTCCTAAGTAGTGGGATGCGAGTCCTATACCTGCTGGGGTATCTGATGTggtttttaatggagaaaatgGTCCGTGGCAATAAAAAGACCACTCTGGGGCTGTGCGAGGATTCATGTAATGTAGAAGTCAGAACTGTGGGTGTGTCTGTGTCTATAAGCTTGAACAGTGACaaaggaaacatgaaagaaaCTCGAGTTGGCAAGTCCACAGTGACATGGCTGTATGATTCACTGCTGCCGCACTGTTTACAGAGCGCTTTTCTCTGGATGATACACACTGAGGAGACACGGTTGCTGCTCTGATCGGGCTGTGGTCTGCCTAGACAGTCAAGGTATCCTTCATATGGCAGGAGCTACTCTTGTGAGGCTGGGTCCTTCCTTTGAAGTCTTGATCCAGGTGTCCTCCTACCTGAAGGGTACAGGTCAGAGGTTTGGCAGCTCAGCTAttgttttttttatctcttAGTGTGGTCAGGGTGCTGTGTGCAGACAGGGTGCTGTGGAGAGGTTAGGTACATTGTAAATAGGAGAGAGGAGCACTTTTACCTTTCGGTGGATCTTCCTCAGTGTGAAAGTCATTGCTCATCAGTTCCCAGCAGTCAGGGGCAGAGGAGTTAGAGCTGTGAAGCAAACAAGCCTCTGTAGCTATTGCAGAGGTACAAGGTGTGTGTTCAAATTGCTTTCTTCTCCATCTGAGGCCAGGGCTTTGCCTAGATCTCAGGGAATTTGCAGGTTCTCCTGGAGGCTGAGGCAGGGATAATGAAGTTCTGGTAAGAATACTTTGAGAAGAACTTGAGTGTCCTAATCCATATGTTCTAATTCCGGCTGGCTTGCTGCCTGATGAAGATACTGGTCTCACTCCCTGTGATTCAAATATTTCAATGATTTAACCTTCTTGTGTTTCACATGCTGTCTCTCCCTTTGCTGCTAGATGGGATCAAGTAAACCAGGTGGCAGAGTGATCTTGGCCACAGAGAATGATTACTGCAAGCTTTGTGATGCCTCATTTAGTTCTCCGGCTGTGGCACAGGCTCACTACCAAGGGAAAAATCACGCCAAACGGCTGCGTCTTGCAGAAGCACAGAATAACTCATTCTCGTAGGTATTGTTCAACTTCACGCTCAGGCTGAAAGCATGTGGCAGTGTCTCTGGCAgtctttttctcagaaaactcTGAATTGCAACTGTTCATATTTGTTTAATCTTCAGGGATGCATCAGAACTAGGCAAACGAAGGGCAAGGAAAGAAGGGAATGAATATAAGATgatgcagagcagaagaaatatGTATACAGTTCAGAACAACACAGGTAACTGGAAGCTTGCATCTGTTCTATAgttggaataataataataaacagtcttgtttttcttttgtttctgaggTCTGTTTTAGCAGAAACAGGTTGTGAAAGGAGCTGGTCCTAGCTCTGCTGATGCTTCTTCAAGTCTGCAtgttttttcccagctgctgaagttgctttgttttgtcagCCTGCTTGTTAGTTTGGTTTCTCAGTTTGTAACTTAATTTACCATCTGCCTGTCTCTAAGGCTGCTCTAAGTGGTGAcaattttcctgctttattttcttggcAAGTGGCCAGGTGCTTTGACTCCTACTGTAGCACATCAACCTGTACTTGCACTTCCATGACCAGAATGAGACAGCATGTTAGCCTCCCTCTAAGACCATCTGTTCCTAGAGTGTAGTCCTTCCTCAGGTGTTAGATACCAGCTTTGCCTCTACTATGATTTAaagtgtgtttatatatatatgtatgtaccGGCCCAGtatctgtttctcttcttcattttaAGTTGTGTTATGAGCACGTTAGCTGAAAACCTGGTTCCTGGTGAAGCTTGGTTTAATAGTGTCATTCTAACCACTGCCATGTGGAAAAGATAAATCCTTTAAAGTTGtattaaatattgttttgtGATAATTTTACATGGAGGCAGGTTATTGTATTCAAAAGACTGTTCTAATTCTGGAATTggaagattaagaaaaaaaatgaattagcACTTAAATGATTAGACTCCTAATTTTCAGAGCCCTATTGGTTCTTAATAAGACTGGGGCATTAAGCCCACTCTACTGCTCTGGAAAATACCAGCAAGTTTTGCTCCCCTCTGTGCTACACCCTTGCAAATCTGGATGTCAGCAGGGAAGTTGTGTGGGAAAATAAGATTCAGACTAACCAGTTAAAGAAGCTAATCTTTGGCTGCTTTTTAATCATTAGTTGGACTTGGAAGTTGTCACTGAGCTGCctcaagcttttctttcttatagATAAAACAGGCTTTTCTGTTGACTCCTCAGGTCCCTACTTCAATCCCCGCTCACGCCAGAGGATTCCTCGGGATCTGGCCATGTGTGTCACCCCCAGCGGCCAGTTCTACTGCTCCATGTGCAACGCCGGGGCCAGCGAGGAGATGGAGTTCAGACAACACttagaaagcaaacagcataaAAGCAAGGTGTCCGAACAGCGGTATAGGAATGAGATGGAGAACCTAGGCTACGTACAATGACGCGCCACCCGTGGCAGTAGTTTGCAAATAGAGCAGCTTGTCTCTCGCCTGCTGTTTGCCACATGCCCTGCTTTGTGCTCCATTTGGTAGGAGTATGCTCTCGAGCTATACATGTAACACCTGCAAACTTAATGGTATGGTTAGATTTTCTTTCTATCATAGCTGGCAGGATGATGCTGTGCAGGACATGAAGTGTTTTTGATGTTTGTTTGCTAATTTTCTAAGGCTCTTCATTGCATTGAGTGCCGGGGAGGACTTTGTCTTCTCCCCAGCCTTCTGCATGAATATGCAAAGCCCAAGAAGTGCTGGGAACTTCTGTGGTTCTACCACACAGGTGGACCATGTGCAAAGCCCACTCCCCTTTTTGCACACCACAGAGCAGTGCTCCAGAATGCCTCCCTACAGCAGACTGAATCTCTGTGCAGCTTGTAAAAGAGGAGCAGGAATGGGGCCTGTGAAGGTGTGAAGTAGGTGGTGTACTTGTCCACAAATTGCTGCCTGTGGCCCCCATTACAGCCCAGAGTAGGTTCTTTCCAATCTTTGTAGAAAGGCTGTGCTACCTCTCCTCCTTGGAGGGTCTTGCCTCTTACCGCTTCCTCTGCAATGCAGATTTCATTCTGAACATCTGACATTGGATATCAGCTGATTAGCCCCATTCAGAAATACTCTCTTCTACCAgttaacaatgaaaaaaaattctcagtttgTTGGCTGGGCACCTTAATGCACCATGGGTGTAGCTCATCTCCCTGAAGAGAGTCTGTGGGGATCTCAGTGGCTTAATGATGCGAGTTGGAAAGCAAACCTGGTCAGATGAGACGTGTTCTGCCTTAGACCGAGTAGGGTTAAGAATAGGTTGGAAGGAGCTGTCAGCTGTAATTTCTTTGCATACTGGTGTAGAAGAGGGCAAGTGTTGAGTCTCTGGCCTGAAGCTTTATTGCTctgggagagcagggctgcccgGACCTTGGGGAGCAGATGTCGGTATGTCCCACTTCCATGCCTTTCCCTGGAGAAAGCCCGACGGGTGTTATAGAGGAGAGCGGAAATGCTCCTTTGGACTAGAGCTACCGATACTGAatgaattttttcccctttttcttttcccttctcaggATGGGTTTTAATTCCATTCCTTGATGTGAACTTCACTGTTTTAGGGACCATCAGAAGTCTAAAGTTAGGTAGGATGTGAATGTCAAGGATGAC from Falco rusticolus isolate bFalRus1 chromosome 13, bFalRus1.pri, whole genome shotgun sequence harbors:
- the ZMAT3 gene encoding zinc finger matrin-type protein 3, translated to MILLQQAGLLPYPEKPSSLPMSVATRPRASSPLSPPKSLGLGPSFHHTQEEELAKVVEQDPMLEELCKPLCCKLCNVTLNSAQQAQAHYQGKNHSKKLRNYYAANSCPAPARMSNSVEPAPAQVVSLPTQMGSSKPGGRVILATENDYCKLCDASFSSPAVAQAHYQGKNHAKRLRLAEAQNNSFSDASELGKRRARKEGNEYKMMQSRRNMYTVQNNTGPYFNPRSRQRIPRDLAMCVTPSGQFYCSMCNAGASEEMEFRQHLESKQHKSKVSEQRYRNEMENLGYVQ